The following proteins are co-located in the Vigna unguiculata cultivar IT97K-499-35 chromosome 9, ASM411807v1, whole genome shotgun sequence genome:
- the LOC114164376 gene encoding synaptotagmin-2-like isoform X1 has product MGFFGTIFGFFGFGFGISMGLAIGYYLFIYVQPSDVKDPKIKPLTEEDSETVDRMIPEIPLWIKNPDFDRVDWLNKLIEYMWPYLNKAICKTAETIAKPIIEEQIPQYKIDAVEFEELTLGSLPPTFQGMKVYETEEKELIMELSVKWAANPNIIVAVKKFGLKATVQVMDLHVFAIPRITLKPLVPSFPCFANIFVSLMEKPYVDFGLKLVGADLMSIPVLYKFVQEIIKDQVANMYLWPKTLDIPVIDPSKAQKRPVGILNTKVIRAMKLKKKDLLGASDPYVQLTLTEDNLTSKKTTVKHKNLNPEWNEEFSLVVKDPETQALEFQVFDWEQVGKHDKMGMNMIHLKDLKVDEPKVFTLELLKNMNPKDAQNEKSRGQIVIELTYKPFRDEELAKSFKEPHPTKSPPQGTPPGGGLLVVIIHEAQDVEGKYHTNPHVRLIFRGEERRTKIIKKNRDPRWEEEFQFLVEDPPTNDKLHVEVVSTSSRSLLRQKESLGYADIRLADVVTNNRINERHHLIDSKNGRIQIELQWRASPAK; this is encoded by the exons ATGGGTTTCTTCGGCACCATATTTGGTTTTTTTGGCTTTGGATTTGGGATTTCCATGGGTCTTGCCATCGGTTATTATCTCTTTATTTATGTTCAACCCAGTGATGTGAAG GATCCTAAAATTAAACCATTGACCGAGGAAGATTCAGAAACTGTAGATCGAATGATTCCTGAAATACCACTTTGGATAAAGAATCCAGACTTCGATCGG gtTGATTGGCTTAACAAACTTATTGAATATATGTGGCCATATCTAAATAAG GCTATATGTAAGACAGCAGAGACAATTGCAAAGCCTATAATTGAAGAGCAGATACCACAATATAAAATTGATGCTGTTGAGTTCGAAGAACTAACACTAGGATCTTTGCCGCCAACTTTTCAAG GGATGAAAGTTTACGAGACTGAAGAGAAAGAGTTAATCATGGAGCTTTCTGTAAAGTGGGCAGCAAATCCTAATATCATTGTTGCAGTTAAGAAATTTGGGTTGAAAGCAACTGTGCAG GTGATGGATCTGCATGTTTTTGCTATACCGCGTATTACTTTGAAACCTTTGGTTCCAAGTTTTCCATGCTTTGCCAACATTTTTGTGTCTCTCATGGAAAAG CCATATGTTGACTTTGGGCTGAAGCTTGTAGGGGCTGATCTTATGTCTATTCCTGTACTTTACAAGTTCGTTCAG GAGATTATCAAAGATCAAGTTGCAAATATGTATCTATGGCCGAAAACATTAGATATTCCAGTTATAGATCCATCGAA AGCACAGAAGAGGCCTGTTGGAATTTTAAATACAAAGGTTATAAGAGCAATGAAGTTAAAGAAGAAAGATCTTCTTGGTGCATCTGACCCTTATGTGCAGTTAACACTTACCGAGGACAATTTGACATCGAAAAAAACTACTGTAAAGCATAAGAACTTGAATCCTGAATGGAACGAAGAATTTAGTTTGGTTGTTAAAGATCCTGAGACTCAAGCTTTAGAGTTTCAAGTTTTTGACTGGGAACAG GTTGGGAAGCATGACAAGATGGGTATGAATATGATTCATTTGAAAGACCTTAAGGTTGATGAACCTAAAGTTTTCACTCTTGAACTTTTGAAAAACATGAATCCAAAGGATGCTCAGAACGAGAAATCTCGAGGACAAATTGTTATAGAATTGACATATAAACCATTTAGGGACGAAGAATTGGCGAAAAGTTTTAAGGAGCCACACCCAACAAAGAGTCCTCCACAAGGGACTCCTCCAGGTGGAGGTTTACTTGTAGTTATAATCCATGAAGCTCAAGATGTTGAGGGAAAGTACCATACCAATCCACACGTACGCCTTATTTTCAGAGGAGAAGAGAGAAGAACGAAG ataataaaaaagaatagagATCCAAGGTGGGAAGAAGAGTTCCAATTTTTGGTGGAAGACCCTCCCACTAATGATAAATTACATGTGGAAGTTGTTAGCACCTCGTCACGCAGTCTTCTACGTCAGAAG GAATCTTTGGGTTATGCTGACATTAGGCTTGCGGACGTTGTTACGAATAATAGAATCAACGAAAGGCACCATCTTATAGACTCCAAGAATGGTCGTATCCAAATAGAACTACAGTGGAGAGCTTCACCAGCTAAATAA
- the LOC114164376 gene encoding synaptotagmin-2-like isoform X2, whose translation MGFFGTIFGFFGFGFGISMGLAIGYYLFIYVQPSDVKDPKIKPLTEEDSETVDRMIPEIPLWIKNPDFDRAICKTAETIAKPIIEEQIPQYKIDAVEFEELTLGSLPPTFQGMKVYETEEKELIMELSVKWAANPNIIVAVKKFGLKATVQVMDLHVFAIPRITLKPLVPSFPCFANIFVSLMEKPYVDFGLKLVGADLMSIPVLYKFVQEIIKDQVANMYLWPKTLDIPVIDPSKAQKRPVGILNTKVIRAMKLKKKDLLGASDPYVQLTLTEDNLTSKKTTVKHKNLNPEWNEEFSLVVKDPETQALEFQVFDWEQVGKHDKMGMNMIHLKDLKVDEPKVFTLELLKNMNPKDAQNEKSRGQIVIELTYKPFRDEELAKSFKEPHPTKSPPQGTPPGGGLLVVIIHEAQDVEGKYHTNPHVRLIFRGEERRTKIIKKNRDPRWEEEFQFLVEDPPTNDKLHVEVVSTSSRSLLRQKESLGYADIRLADVVTNNRINERHHLIDSKNGRIQIELQWRASPAK comes from the exons ATGGGTTTCTTCGGCACCATATTTGGTTTTTTTGGCTTTGGATTTGGGATTTCCATGGGTCTTGCCATCGGTTATTATCTCTTTATTTATGTTCAACCCAGTGATGTGAAG GATCCTAAAATTAAACCATTGACCGAGGAAGATTCAGAAACTGTAGATCGAATGATTCCTGAAATACCACTTTGGATAAAGAATCCAGACTTCGATCGG GCTATATGTAAGACAGCAGAGACAATTGCAAAGCCTATAATTGAAGAGCAGATACCACAATATAAAATTGATGCTGTTGAGTTCGAAGAACTAACACTAGGATCTTTGCCGCCAACTTTTCAAG GGATGAAAGTTTACGAGACTGAAGAGAAAGAGTTAATCATGGAGCTTTCTGTAAAGTGGGCAGCAAATCCTAATATCATTGTTGCAGTTAAGAAATTTGGGTTGAAAGCAACTGTGCAG GTGATGGATCTGCATGTTTTTGCTATACCGCGTATTACTTTGAAACCTTTGGTTCCAAGTTTTCCATGCTTTGCCAACATTTTTGTGTCTCTCATGGAAAAG CCATATGTTGACTTTGGGCTGAAGCTTGTAGGGGCTGATCTTATGTCTATTCCTGTACTTTACAAGTTCGTTCAG GAGATTATCAAAGATCAAGTTGCAAATATGTATCTATGGCCGAAAACATTAGATATTCCAGTTATAGATCCATCGAA AGCACAGAAGAGGCCTGTTGGAATTTTAAATACAAAGGTTATAAGAGCAATGAAGTTAAAGAAGAAAGATCTTCTTGGTGCATCTGACCCTTATGTGCAGTTAACACTTACCGAGGACAATTTGACATCGAAAAAAACTACTGTAAAGCATAAGAACTTGAATCCTGAATGGAACGAAGAATTTAGTTTGGTTGTTAAAGATCCTGAGACTCAAGCTTTAGAGTTTCAAGTTTTTGACTGGGAACAG GTTGGGAAGCATGACAAGATGGGTATGAATATGATTCATTTGAAAGACCTTAAGGTTGATGAACCTAAAGTTTTCACTCTTGAACTTTTGAAAAACATGAATCCAAAGGATGCTCAGAACGAGAAATCTCGAGGACAAATTGTTATAGAATTGACATATAAACCATTTAGGGACGAAGAATTGGCGAAAAGTTTTAAGGAGCCACACCCAACAAAGAGTCCTCCACAAGGGACTCCTCCAGGTGGAGGTTTACTTGTAGTTATAATCCATGAAGCTCAAGATGTTGAGGGAAAGTACCATACCAATCCACACGTACGCCTTATTTTCAGAGGAGAAGAGAGAAGAACGAAG ataataaaaaagaatagagATCCAAGGTGGGAAGAAGAGTTCCAATTTTTGGTGGAAGACCCTCCCACTAATGATAAATTACATGTGGAAGTTGTTAGCACCTCGTCACGCAGTCTTCTACGTCAGAAG GAATCTTTGGGTTATGCTGACATTAGGCTTGCGGACGTTGTTACGAATAATAGAATCAACGAAAGGCACCATCTTATAGACTCCAAGAATGGTCGTATCCAAATAGAACTACAGTGGAGAGCTTCACCAGCTAAATAA